The following coding sequences are from one Epilithonimonas vandammei window:
- a CDS encoding ABC transporter ATP-binding protein: MNLYRRILKFASPHQKYIYASLFFNILYSVFQIASLGTILPVLGMLFGSVKMDANIVKPVYDGDITNFFDYVKEYSYYFIQSEVNERGALTVLAWLCVITAFTFLLRNIFRYFGAYLLIFYRVGVTKDLRSAMYNKVLALPVSFFTEQRKGDMMSRMSNDVGEVESNILGSLVDLINSPFMLISTLVTLFYLSPQLTLFSLIVLPIMGTMISLIGKSLKKDSHEAQHELGNIFSIVDETLKSSKIIKIFNAEKLLSNRFTNSMSKWINNSVSLGRKKELASPMSEFLGAVTFLIITWYGGKEIIVNHSIRPEDFLVFLGIFFQILPPIKSLSSSISNVQKAEASLVRVMEILDADVRVDEIANPVPIHDLKSEINFKDVGFYYNQDRTIIKNFELKIPKGKTVALVGQSGSGKTTIANLLARFYDVTEGSIEIDGENIKNLNLKDYRSLLGMVTQESVLFNDTVYNNIAMGKENATREEIIEASKIANAHQFIESLPEGYDTNIGDDGNKLSGGQKQRVSIARAVLKNPPIMILDEATSALDTESERYVQDALEKMMENRTSLIIAHRLSTIQKADHIVVMEKGDIIEQGSHQELMDKNGTYRKLVELQNFD, from the coding sequence ATGAATTTATATCGACGAATTCTAAAATTTGCCAGTCCGCATCAGAAATATATCTACGCCAGTTTATTTTTTAATATTCTGTATTCTGTATTTCAAATTGCATCTTTAGGAACCATTTTACCGGTTTTAGGTATGTTGTTCGGAAGTGTAAAAATGGACGCCAATATTGTAAAACCAGTCTACGACGGCGATATCACCAACTTCTTCGACTATGTGAAAGAATATTCTTATTATTTCATACAATCAGAAGTTAATGAAAGAGGTGCTTTGACGGTTTTGGCTTGGCTTTGTGTCATCACGGCATTTACATTTTTATTGAGAAATATTTTCCGATATTTTGGTGCCTATCTTTTGATTTTTTATAGAGTGGGCGTTACCAAAGATTTGAGAAGTGCCATGTACAACAAAGTTCTGGCTCTGCCTGTTTCCTTTTTTACAGAGCAGAGAAAAGGCGATATGATGTCCAGAATGTCGAATGATGTTGGCGAAGTTGAAAGTAATATTTTAGGAAGTTTGGTGGATCTTATCAACTCGCCTTTTATGCTAATCAGTACCTTGGTGACATTATTTTATTTAAGTCCTCAGCTCACTTTATTTAGTTTGATTGTCCTACCAATAATGGGTACAATGATTTCTTTGATTGGAAAAAGTCTTAAAAAAGATTCTCACGAAGCTCAACACGAATTGGGAAATATTTTTTCTATTGTTGATGAAACTTTGAAATCTTCTAAAATTATCAAAATTTTCAATGCAGAAAAATTATTGAGTAACAGATTTACCAATTCAATGTCAAAATGGATTAATAATTCCGTAAGTCTTGGTCGTAAAAAAGAATTAGCTTCGCCAATGAGTGAGTTTCTTGGCGCTGTTACTTTCTTGATTATCACTTGGTACGGAGGAAAAGAAATCATCGTGAATCATAGTATTCGTCCGGAAGATTTTTTAGTTTTCTTAGGGATATTTTTCCAAATTCTTCCTCCAATCAAGAGTTTGTCATCATCCATTTCTAATGTTCAAAAAGCAGAAGCGTCTTTGGTAAGAGTAATGGAGATTTTAGACGCTGATGTTCGTGTGGATGAGATTGCTAATCCAGTTCCAATCCACGATTTGAAGTCTGAAATTAATTTCAAAGATGTTGGTTTCTACTATAATCAGGATAGAACAATTATTAAAAATTTCGAACTTAAAATTCCGAAAGGAAAAACGGTTGCCCTCGTTGGACAAAGTGGAAGTGGAAAAACAACAATTGCCAATCTTCTGGCACGCTTCTATGATGTAACCGAAGGAAGTATCGAAATTGATGGAGAGAATATCAAAAATCTTAATTTAAAAGATTATCGCTCTCTTCTGGGAATGGTAACGCAGGAATCTGTTCTTTTCAATGATACGGTTTACAACAATATTGCAATGGGTAAAGAGAATGCTACGAGAGAAGAAATTATCGAAGCCTCTAAAATTGCCAATGCCCATCAATTCATAGAAAGTCTCCCAGAAGGTTATGATACCAATATTGGGGACGATGGAAACAAACTTTCCGGCGGACAGAAACAGCGGGTTTCCATTGCGAGAGCGGTTCTTAAAAATCCGCCAATTATGATTCTCGATGAGGCAACTTCTGCGTTGGATACAGAGTCAGAAAGATATGTTCAGGACGCATTGGAAAAAATGATGGAAAACAGAACATCTTTGATTATTGCGCACAGATTATCGACGATTCAGAAAGCGGATCACATTGTGGTAATGGAAAAAGGCGACATTATAGAGCAAGGTTCTCATCAGGAATTGATGGACAAAAACGGCACGTACAGAAAGCTGGTGGAACTGCAAAATTTTGATTAA
- a CDS encoding tRNA-binding protein — MTKPEISWSDFEKIDIRVGTIISVDDFEKARNPSYQLEIDFGDLGIRKSSAQITALYSKEDLIGKQILAVVNFPKKQIANFFSECLVLGVYGENKSEVTLLRPSLPVKNGLEIG, encoded by the coding sequence ATGACAAAACCTGAAATATCTTGGAGCGATTTTGAGAAAATCGACATTAGAGTTGGAACCATTATTTCCGTTGATGATTTTGAAAAAGCCAGAAATCCTTCTTATCAATTGGAAATAGATTTTGGAGATTTAGGCATTAGAAAATCTTCGGCTCAAATTACAGCATTATACTCGAAAGAAGATCTGATAGGAAAACAGATTCTCGCCGTGGTTAATTTCCCAAAGAAACAAATCGCCAATTTCTTCAGCGAGTGTCTTGTTCTTGGAGTTTACGGAGAAAATAAAAGTGAAGTAACTCTACTAAGGCCAAGTTTGCCTGTGAAAAATGGATTAGAAATAGGTTAA
- a CDS encoding type II toxin-antitoxin system RelE/ParE family toxin, giving the protein MVYKLIIKPKSQQDIREAMEWYKNQNINLPEKFLEKIDESLLKIQKNPQHYQKRYKEIRIVFTRKFPYGIYYTVENHTIYVHAVLHTKQNSDIAENRIK; this is encoded by the coding sequence ATGGTTTATAAGCTGATAATCAAACCAAAATCGCAACAAGATATTAGAGAAGCGATGGAATGGTATAAAAATCAGAATATTAATCTCCCTGAAAAATTTCTAGAAAAGATTGATGAATCACTACTTAAGATTCAGAAAAATCCGCAACATTATCAGAAACGATATAAAGAAATAAGGATTGTCTTCACGAGAAAATTCCCATACGGGATTTATTATACGGTTGAAAACCACACGATTTATGTTCACGCGGTCCTGCATACGAAACAAAATTCTGATATTGCTGAAAATCGTATTAAATAA